Proteins encoded in a region of the Hippocampus zosterae strain Florida chromosome 11, ASM2543408v3, whole genome shotgun sequence genome:
- the LOC127610115 gene encoding leucine zipper putative tumor suppressor 2 homolog has protein sequence MALVQALLVADHPKPTVDVQLCQPLSSPPSPPTSCGSATAMGSVSSLISGRTYQERHCRAASEFTAKQRRSTPATSCFRLQDNTLRSASSLEQLLVICNQTQEQHPQGQVLPPPLPTKKQPRPGNSAAGKAATSAVNKNSGYASNEAVVGDWNDNVVVSAGSPCSDSEDQRDNRTLNGNIGGPPPKLIPVSGQLEKNMEKVLIRPTAFKPVVPKNRHSVHYLSPRPGGCSLSESQGSLNLLLPLAASTGGPNASSGNNSSSEDKRDSFGGVCNARGSQSCSMSDSGRNSLSSLPTHSSTGYSLAPSEGSSSGSAHPEPGHVLVRNTSSGIGIHGHSDSGRSSSSKSSGSGSLSGRGQPLSDSGSCGHSSPPVEGYEVVVRDLEEKLRERDMELQHLRENLDENEAAICQVYEEKQRRCEREMEELRQNCATKMKQASQKAQRAQQVLQLQIFQLQQEKKKLQEDFSSLLQDRESLERRCATIQREQTQLGPRLEETKWEVCQKSGEISLLKQQLKEIQSELSQKAGDIVTLRAQLREARSEQQAGQARCQEAQAALRTRALELEVCQNELQRRKSEAELLREKLARLEDETPLRLGSTKTPCVGLPLRQGRSLSGRGAPSPCVYRDVEDWGGESDETKALRQNAETLLGLRQQVDRLKAELMYERRTSEEQLSRFEDERRVWQEEKEKVIRYQKQLQQNYIQMYRRNRDLERVMRELSLELETRDMDDYEMHSGSNDIHFEEITATEI, from the exons ATGGCTCTAGTTCAGGCTCTTCTCGTCGCCGACCACCCCAAGCCCACTGTCGACGTCCAGCTGTGCCAGCCGctctcctcccctccctccccgccAACCTCCTGCGGCTCGGCCACCGCCATGGGTTCCGTCAGCAGTCTCATATCGGGCCGGACGTACCAAGAGAGGCACTGCCGAGCGGCCAGCGAATTTACCGCCAAGCAGCGGCGCTCCACGCCGGCCACCAGCTGCTTCCGCCTCCAGGATAACACCCTGCGCAGCGCCAGCTCCTTAGAGCAGCTGCTGGTTATCTGCAACCAAACGCAAGAGCAACACCCCCAGGGCCAGGttctgccgccgccgctgcccacCAAGAAGCAGCCTCGGCCCGGCAACTCTGCGGCCGGCAAGGCCGCGACATCCGCCGTGAACAAGAACTCTGGATACGCCAGCAATGAGGCGGTCGTCGGCGATTGGAATGACAACGTGGTCGTGTCCGCTGGCAGTCCTTGCAGCGACTCGGAGGACCAACGGGACAATCGGACTCTGAACGGCAATATCGGAGGACCTCCCCCCAAACTCATCCCAGTTTCCGGACAGCTTGAGAAG AACATGGAGAAGGTGCTGATCCGTCCAACAGCGTTCAAGCCCGTCGTTCCCAAGAATCGCCACTCGGTGCATTACCTTTCTCCGCGACCAGGTGGCTGCAGTCTGTCAGAGAGCCAAGGCAGCCTCAACCTCCTCCTTCCCCTCGCCGCGTCCACTGGCGGACCAAACGCATCAAGCGGCAATAACTCCTCTTCTGAAGACAAGCGCGACTCCTTCGGCGGGGTGTGCAACGCTCGCGGCAGCCAGTCTTGCTCCATGTCTGACTCCGGGAGGAACTCCCTCTCCAGCCTGCCCACTCACAGCAGCACGGGCTATAGTTTGGCCCCCAGCGAGGGCTCCAGCTCCGGGTCAGCCCACCCGGAGCCCGGGCACGTTCTGGTCAGAAACACGTCAAGTGGAATCGGGATTCACGGTCACTCGGATAGCGGCCGTTCGTCGTCCAGTAAGAGCAGTGGCTCGGGGTCACTGAGTGGGCGCGGGCAGCCCCTGTCGGACAGCGGCTCGTGCGGCCACTCGTCGCCGCCTGTGGAGGGCTACGAGGTGGTGGTGCGGGACCTGGAGGAGAAGCTGAGGGAGCGCGACATGGAGCTTCAGCATCTGCGGGAAAATCTGGATGAGAATGAAGCCGCCATCTGCCAG GTGTATGAGGAAAAGCAGCGTCGCTGTGAAAGAGAAATGGAGGAGCTGAGGCAAAACTGCGCCACCAAGATGAAGCAGGCCTCTCAGAAGGCCCAGAGGGCGCAGCAGGTGTTACAGTTGCAG ATATTTCAACTACAGCAAGAGAAAAAGAAGCTGCAGGAGGACTTCTCGTCTCTGCTGCAGGACAGGGAATCTCTGGAGAGGAGGTGCGCCACCATCCAGCGTGAGCAGACGCAGCTCGGCCCGCGGCTGGAGGAGACCAAGTGGGAg GTGTGCCAGAAGTCGGGCGAGATCTCCCTCCTCAAGCAGCAGCTGAAGGAGATCCAGTCGGAGCTGAGCCAGAAGGCCGGCGACATCGTAACGCTGAGGGCCCAGCTGAGAGAAGCCCGATCGGAGCAGCAGGCCGGCCAGGCTCGCTGTCAGGAGGCTCAGGCGGCCCTACGCACTCGCGCCCTGGAGCTGGAGGTCTGCCAGAACGAGCTGCAGAGGCGCAAGAGCGAAGCCGAGCTGCTGCGGGAGAAGCTGGCGCGCCTGGAGGACGAGACGCCGCTGCGCCTCGGGAGCACCAAGACCCCGTGCGTCGGCCTGCCCCTCCGTCAGGGGCGGAGCCTGTCCGGCAGGGGGGCGCCGAGCCCCTGCGTGTATCGCGACGTGGAGGACTGGGGAGGAGAGAGCGATGAAACCAAAGCGCTGAGGCAGAATGCAGAAACTCTGCTGGGACTCAGACAACAG GTTGACAGGCTGAAGGCCGAGCTCATGTACGAGAGGAGGACAAGTGAGGAGCAGCTGTCTCGATTTGAAGATGAACGCA